ggggggggggggggggggggtatagtACAACCATGATTCAGACAAAATAAAGAAATCACTTTGGTTTGAGCATTAAATCAACATGAAAGCTTCCCCAACGGTATTAGCAGATAGTTTTTTAGTTTATGAAGCATGGCATTACTCTTTGCAATGTGAAGCTTGAATTCCCAGCAAATCAGGTCTGAAGAGAAACAAAACAAGTTTAATTTGGAGTACTTCTGTTTTCCACTTTTATACTTCTTTTAACATATGTTATTCAGAAATTCCTTTTTCTGGTAACAGAGAAGATATAACTAAACAAATTATGAATTAACTATGTAATCAATTTTtttttgggtgggggggggggggggggggttcatgCTATAGTGTTTGGCAACCCAACCAAACTAGTGGTTTCCATACTGCGTCTGAGATGGTCTGGACAAGTATGTTCCAGACCTAGTGACCTACCGAGGTCAAAGTACTATTTACCTAGTAAGGTTCTGTAACAGAAATAGTAGTTCTGGACCAGACTTGTCCAGACAATCACTCAGATCAGGTATCTCTTTCCCACGTGTTCATGCTGTAGTGTTTGGCAATCAAACCAAACTAGTGGTTTCTATACTGCATCTGAGTGATTGTCTGGACAAGTCTGTTCCAGACCTACCGAGGTCAAAGTACTATTTACCTAGTAAGATTGTTTAACAGAAATGACCAAAAGTTACTACCCTAAGATAAATGGGAACAAGGGTGAAATTACAataaagaaacaaaataaaatgtgCAGCAGTGAAACAGTTCTAAAGATGCCCAGAACAAAATATATGATCAACAAACAATTGTAGTGTAGGTGTGGGAAAGAGATGCCTCATCTGAGGAGCATTGCAGGAAAAGTTCAACTAATGAACAGGATATATAAAACTAAAAACTGACAGAGTAGTCAAGAATCTTACTTAAAGATGGGTTTTGGCCAATGCTTCCTGCTGCACTGCTCAATAAGCTTCTGCTTGCATTCCCTAAGCTCTCCAACCTCAACCCCCAATCCATGGCCAACTCCAGTTGTCAAGACTTGCTGATTGCCTCCACCAAGAAGCTTGCTTAATGCATCCCGTGTGGCATTGAGCTTAGCGATTACCATCTGCTCTGAGGACCCCATCCCAACAAGTGCCCCACCAACAAATACATTTACAACCGTTGTTCCACCCTTCTGCCAAGTCTTGAATTTTACATCTTTCCCATGTTTCTGGCACAGTTCATGCAACATAGACACAGGTTGCTCATCTATTGTTTCTGCCGTGACAATGGGCTCAAAGAGGAACCTTGTTACCTACATAATAAACAGTGATATCATTATCACCACCCATTATTCTAGTGAACTACTCTCTTCGTAAATAAATATGTCGTTTTAGCGAGCAGAGGTCCATTTTTTTTTAACTTTCACAAATATTATTGGTAAAGCTATTTTGGAGTGGTCATACCAAAATGAAATCATACGATTCTTCATAGAAAATTACATAGATTTTTATCAGCGTATTATGATTGGAATTATTAGTTAAGTTATTTTCTAGAAACCTCAGATCAACATATTAATGAATGGGAAATAACATGAAAGATGAATTACAAACCTTCCAGAGCTTCTCAAGATTAAAGTTGCAATCCACATAGACAGCAGCAGCAATGGCCTCAACCATATCAGCAAGCACCTTGGGAGCCTTAAATACACTGCCACCATAGGGCGTAGTGCCAAGGTCATCCTCTAACTCTTGTTTCACTGACTGGATAAACTGTCCTACCTGCATAAAGGTATACTCAGTAACATAACAATGGTAGCGAAAAACAGTTCATCTAATATCCACATCTCCAAGAGATAACATCAATCACTTAACAATTGAAATGTATTGTGCCTTATGAACCCGAATGGAGAGGCGGGAGTACTTACCAATTCCTGTTTCAGCATTGCTAAATACAGTAATAAACTTATTCTTGCATCACTAAATCAAAACTAAAATGTGGCGAGAGTTGCTATATATAGATGTTTAGCTCTATGTTTTACCCTCAAATTAAGCTCGTCGAAACGCTCGAGCGGACAGTAAAAAGTGGATGATTTATTTATATAACATCTATATATAAAAACAGAGTCCCCAAATATATGGCTTCTAACTCAGGGGAGGAGGATCCGAGGATGCTTAAGTGGCACATACCAACAGATCGAGGCGAGGGCAGTTGCGTCGGAGCAGCGGGTAGAGGTCGTGGCGCACGGCGACGCGCGCCAGCTTCTCGGTGGAGATGTTGGCAGCCCGGAGCGTGGAGAGCGCGCCGGGGCCGACGGTGGGGTTGGTGAGGTAGAGGAAGTTGGAGAAGGCGAGGCCAAGCGCCGCGTCCCCGACGAACTCGAGCCTctggtacgaggcggcggcgaaGGACTGGTGGGTGAGCGCCTCCTCGAGCAGGGAGCGGTTGTTGAACTGGTACTGGAGAAGCCGCTCCACGcgggccgccgcctcctccctgtCCGCCACGAAGCCCGGCGGCGGCAGCGTGACGGGGGCCGACGGCGCAGGCGGCGAGGCGCGGCGCTTGCGGGAGCCGGGCTTCATCATCTCTCCCTTGTGTGCCGGTGCGCGTGACGGCGTCTTGCTAGATCGGGAGGGGGAGATGAAATTTTGGAGAGGAGGCGCCAGCCGGAGTTTGGCGGCGTCCGCCGGAGTAGAGTGCCGGGCGGGCCTGTTGCTGCTGCTGGAGACCGGGGCGGGGGCGGGGCGGGTCACGCCAACGGGAGGAGCAGCGGAGGAGGAGGGACCCTACCCGCCCGCCATGTCGCCGGAAGGAGCTGCGCACAAGGGACCGGCGGCGGCCTGGAGGAAACCTAGCGAGGGTTTCGCGTCAGCGAGGGGGAGGAAAGGGGATCGAGGGTTGCGAGCGGGACTGggctgtttttttttttttttgcgcgtGGGGGCTGCGGGCCTGCCAGTGGCATTTTTGTTGTAATATGCTCAAACAATAGTGCCATTTCCCCATACCCCTTCGGGTTTAAGTGAAAAGCTGCCGGAAGGACCCCTCCCCCATCATTTTTCTATTGTGAAGGGAGTGAGGGTGGAAATAAGTTAAGGAGGTGTTTGGTTTCAGGGACTTTTTTgtgttgggactagaaaaagttcCTAGTAAACCAAACAGGGTGGGACTTTTTTAGACTTTTTGTTAAAAGTCCTTAGAAGCACCTCCTTGAGAGTCTTTTTCAAAAAGTcctagggactagaaaaagtcctaggactagaGAACCAAACACCACCTAAGTTGACCTTTACCTTTACAAAACGAGTTCTTTTGCACTtttggcttattttgacaattaAGAACAGTAAAACTCAGCCTAAACCGAGCTCTTTCAGCAATTAGCGCTTTCCGCTGTCCGTTTTTCTGATCAAACTATTTTCGGTCGTCCGATCTAATCTGTACCCCACGTTTCACGCACGTCTCCACGCGCCTGGGCTACTCATGGGCCTACTGTTCTGTGGGCTGCTATTCCCGAAACTATTTTGGAGCCCTCTCGTTCTCCTACACAGTCTAGCATATGATCCTGAGCGAACGGTTGTGATACGCGCACCTCACCCCTCCCCTCCTGGCCTGCCTCTTCTCGCTCCCATTCGTTTCCCACGCAGATAAcaatggcgacggcggcggcggcgccatcGGGGCGGGGAAGATGGCGGCGAGCTGAATAATGGCGAGTCCGACTTCTTCGTGTCCGTCTGGCGCTGGCTGCGGTGTTGGCGACAATCCGAGGGCGTTTGTGCGTTGCGGATCCGGGAGACCGGAGGCCCTTGCGGTGGGTCTCGCGTTCGAAAGCTTCGCCGGATGTGGTGATGGTGACCGGAGCGGAGTCGGAGTTGGGGCTACAGGCCCTGTTTTCGGATTATGGTTTGTGGTGGTTCATCTATCTTCGTGTCTTTGGTGTGTTGGAGCCATGATGAAGGTATGGAGCTGACTTTTCCGTGGGGATTGTCCCCGACCGATATGCCGGAATCTGACATCGGTTCCCGTTGGATGGGGAAGGACCTATTATGCGGCCTCAAAAGCCATAGATGGCGATGCGGGGAAATGGCTTCTTTCGGCTCGAGCAGACGACGAGCGGCCGGCCGGCAGGTGGTTAAGGCGAGCCTGGAGTTTAATGTTGTAAGGATCGTTGTGCTTAGGTTGCAGGGCTTGTGGTCTGTTTCCGTCTTTGTTTGTGTACGGAGTGCTTGTATTTGTTGTTGTCATGTACTGCGTATAAGAATATGAATACAAGCATCCTTTTCTAAACAAGAGACAATGGCAACCGGGGCGCATCAGCTTCCCATGCTTGTCGCAGCCTCCCCGCGTGGGACCCAATTGGGCATGCTGCTGCCTTCCAGTGGAGCGCCAGATTCGTGTGGAGCCGCAGCGAGCAGCATGGTCCTCCCGGAGTCATCCACAAGTGCGTGCAGCAGTAACGGTGGCAAATCCAATCCATATGTGCTTGTTTCAGGAGTGAGCACTAAGTCGGTGGCAAATCAAACCGATCTGCTTATTCTACTTCGCGAAGACTGCAAGGTGTGTACTGCCTTCTATACAGTCTGTAGGAACAATATAGATAAATTAATTTGAACTTTGGAAGGATTTTATGTGGTTTTGGTTCTAGCATCTTCCTGCAGGAGTTCTGAAACTGGAGACGTCTTGGGCGATGGAGGCCATGCATACAGTGGCGCTTAAGATCAGATTGTTTGCAGGTGAACTAGATGGTTGGCATCGGTTCGTAGTTGTACTGAGGTGTATATGACCTTTATTATCTTGAACCTAATAACCTATGATTATTATTTAATGCTAACTTTTGAACAAACAGCAGCAACATAGATTTAGTGATCTTCTTTAATCACAGAATATTGTATCACCTCTGTTTCAAAATATAAGATGTTTCGGTAGGCTAAACTAAGCAtaccaaaacctcttatattttggaacagagagGAGTATTTGATCACTCAACTACATATCTCGAATGCAGTTTACCAGACCGAAGCTAGCAAATTATGGGCATGTACCTATTCGTTTTAAAACCCTTTCAATTATGCACAGACAACTAGCAAATTATGAGCAATCTATGTATTTATTTACCGAACCTTGCAACTATGAATGGACTAATCAATTGGAAGATAGTTTTGTTGGACCAACCATATGATTGCTCACTAAGCAGCATTTCAGCAAGTAGATAATAGTAATTCAGGTAAAGGTTCTTTTTGCTATGCAAAATATAAAATGGGCAAGTCACTTTCTCAAGTAGTTTGGGGATGTCCCTTGGGAAATAGTACTTGCTTACTCGATTTTGTGCGTAGTTCGAACATGGACCTTAGAAGGGTGATTTTGCTAGATTGGAGGTTAAATATATTTCTTTTTTGCAAACAAGTTATATATTCCTTGAACAAAAATCTACCTAAATTTATGTTGGATACCTTCATATATCTTCATATATTTGGCAAGATTGCTTTTTCATGCCAGATTCAGATTCAACCAAGTGACGATTCCAACTTGGTCACAGAATCAGAAAACGCCTTGCAGTCCTCTTCTACCACAAGCACATCACCTCTTCGGCTCTTCGTTGTTTCCCTGGTATAACAACACTGTTCAAACCATTTCCTTGGAGACAATACATTTTAATTTGTCTTACAATACCTACAATTTTCttcatacaacaattccttcacctGCCATTGAACTCCACCAATGCTGGATCTACAACAAATAGACAAGGAACCAGAGGTTGACTCCCAATCTCTCTTTTTATGGAATTATGCTGCAAACTATGTACTATGTATCATGATTGGAATATACAGGAATCAAGGTGATAACGAGGAGATTTTACTTCATATGATGTTTTGGTGATATAAACCAGCAAGAAGATCTTCTTAGAGGTATATACAACTTTGTTTTCAGCTTCATTGAAGTCAGCTTTATTTAGACATGGAACACATTTGAAGGTAAACCTTTTCAAAATCCTCAATCGACCTGTTTTATATTGTACAGTTTGACATCTCTTGCACATGAATGACTATTCATTGATAGTGCCTGCAAAGATGTGGCTGTAGTTGTTTCTTTGTCTGCACGATCATTCTTAAATTTGTGACATATAGATTGGCTCTCACGCATACCATCATATATCTAAGAAAATAAATTCATATTACATTGAAGAAAGGGACGGGCGCGGCAACGCGCGCCATCAATGATCTAGTAAGCTACTAAAGCTAGAAAAGAACCTGCCTAAGAAACCGAAAGGAATCTGAGTAGAACACGGGTGCGGTAGCACTTGGAGGAGTGTCTCCAGCAGCAGAAAGAAAACGGAAAAGTAACTCGCGACCGTTCGCCAGGAGGCCAGTCCCGACGAACGCACTCTCTCCCGTCGGATTGGTATGCACGGATCTTGTCGCACCATCGGAGCCACATCAGTTTTTTTTAAACACATTCGCTATAAGATGAAAGACAGCGAACACATTACCATTGGAAACACTACAGCCCCGCAGTGGTTAGTGACTACCCCCCGAGACTTCGTATTGCACTCTAATCTCTCCTCTTTTTTTCATCAGATGGCAATTTAAAGAGGGCAGAAAAAGAGGCCCATCTTACGCACGCAAAGAAAAATGACATCCTTTTTAAATAAAACAACAACGTAGATATGAAATTGAAATTTCATATATATGCCATGGGAACTAAAATAGTGAAGTGCATTGTAGGTCCCTAAACTATTTTAGGGGTATCATGTAGATTCTCAAACTATGAAAATCGGCATCCAGGTTCTCGAAGTGCAGCGTGTCATTCAGAATCAAAATTTGTCAGACCATGCCTGACCGGCCAGCTGGCGCAGTTGACCCATGACACGTCGGACATGGGGCCCTGCAAGGTAAAGGTCGGTGATGaaaatatgcaaaaaaaaaacaaataaatTCCAGGAATGATAAATGCACTTCACTCCAAATAGATTTAAATTCAtggtttcaaaaaatgttcgcgaATATGGAAAAAATGTTCACGGCTTTAAGAAATGTTCGCGAACGATAAATTTGAACAAAAAATTCACGAACATAATTCTAAAGTTGTGAATTTTCTTGAAACCATGAACATTTATATTAATTATTTTTTTGTAAATTCATAAACATATTTTAGAATTCATAAATATTTTCTTAACCTCaaactttttaaaaaa
This sequence is a window from Aegilops tauschii subsp. strangulata cultivar AL8/78 chromosome 7, Aet v6.0, whole genome shotgun sequence. Protein-coding genes within it:
- the LOC109748040 gene encoding ribonuclease 3-like protein 2 isoform X2; this translates as MMKPGSRKRRASPPAPSAPVTLPPPGFVADREEAAARVERLLQYQFNNRSLLEEALTHQSFAAASYQRLEFVGDAALGLAFSNFLYLTNPTVGPGALSTLRAANISTEKLARVAVRHDLYPLLRRNCPRLDLLVGQFIQSVKQELEDDLGTTPYGGSVFKAPKVLADMVEAIAAAVYVDCNFNLEKLWKVTRFLFEPIVTAETIDEQPVSMLHELCQKHGKDVKFKTWQKGGTTVVNVFVGGALVGMGSSEQMVIAKLNATRDALSKLLGGGNQQVLTTGVGHGLGVEVGELRECKQKLIEQCSRKHWPKPIFKLEKEDGPAHDRTFVYSVQVEAQGGIWVTLSDKMSRVKDAENSCAQKMLEHLLKL
- the LOC109748040 gene encoding ribonuclease 3-like protein 2 isoform X1 gives rise to the protein MMKPGSRKRRASPPAPSAPVTLPPPGFVADREEAAARVERLLQYQFNNRSLLEEALTHQSFAAASYQRLEFVGDAALGLAFSNFLYLTNPTVGPGALSTLRAANISTEKLARVAVRHDLYPLLRRNCPRLDLLVGQFIQSVKQELEDDLGTTPYGGSVFKAPKVLADMVEAIAAAVYVDCNFNLEKLWKVTRFLFEPIVTAETIDEQPVSMLHELCQKHGKDVKFKTWQKGGTTVVNVFVGGALVGMGSSEQMVIAKLNATRDALSKLLGGGNQQVLTTGVGHGLGVEVGELRECKQKLIEQCSRKHWPKPIFKLEKEDGPAHDRTFVYSVQVEAQGGIWVTLSDKMSRVKDAENSCAQKMLEHLLKLDPCT